One genomic segment of Chelonia mydas isolate rCheMyd1 chromosome 1, rCheMyd1.pri.v2, whole genome shotgun sequence includes these proteins:
- the LOC102939330 gene encoding olfactory receptor 52R1, with amino-acid sequence MSDSNTTDFTNPSTFILMGIPGLEAAHVWISIPFCAMYVIAILGNFTILFIVKTEPSLHRPMYYFLCMLAVSDLVLSTSILPKMLSNFWFNSREISFSACLTQLYFLHCFSVMESGIFVAMALDRYVAICHPLRHSTILTNPRVTKIGLIVVLRSDIFILPYPFLLRQWPYCRTSIIPQPYCAHMAVAKLACADTQVSSYYGLFVQFCVMGLDVIFIVISYILLLRAIFSLPTKDARLKTFGTCISHLCATLVFYIPGLFFSLTYRFYQHVPLHFHVLIANVYLLMPPMLNPIIYGVRTKQIRDRLLRLFTQNRTSQGSLHTLNSRPHWRGTVNHSQWELQDAVPADAPCQQTPAACQQLTLMSRMRLTGCRVNTRALVGEMELDNLIKYLAESQQHQQVS; translated from the exons atgtcagattccaacacaaccgacttcaccaacccctccaccttcatcctaatgggcatccctggcctggaggcagcccatgtctggatctccatccccttctgtgccATGTATGTAATAGCCATcctggggaacttcaccatcctgttcattgtgAAGACGGAGCCGAGCCTCCAtaggcccatgtactatttcctctgcatgctagCCGTCAGTGACCTGGTCCTGTCCACGTCCATCCTGCCCAAAATGCTGTCAaacttctggttcaattccagggagatcagTTTCAGTGCCTGCCTTACTCAGCTGTACTTTCTTCACTGCTTCTCAGTGATGGAGTCTGGGATCTTCGTGGCCATGGCTCTGGATCGTtacgtggccatctgccatcccctgagacattccaccatcctgacaaacccCAGGGTGACCAAGATTGGCCTGATCGTCGTGCTGCGCAGTGACATATTCATACTGCCCTATCCCTTCCTGTTGAggcagtggccatattgcagaaccagcATCATCCCCCAGCCGTACTGCGCCCACATGGCCGTGGCGAAGCTGGCCTGCGCCGACACCCAAGTCAGTAGTTACTATGGCCTCTTTGTGCAATTCTGTGTGATGGGTCTGGATGTGATTTTTATTGTCATATCCTATATCCTgctcctcagggccatcttcagcctgcCCACAAAGGATGCCCGTctcaagacttttgggacctgcatctcccacctctgtgccacCTTAGTCTTTTACATCCCAGGTCTCTTCTTCTCTCTCACTTACCGGTTTTACCAGCATGTGCCCCTGCATTTCCATGTTCTCATTGCCAATGTGTACCTCTTGAtgccccccatgctaaaccccatcatctatggggtgaggaccaaacagatccgggACAGGCTGCTCCGGCTCTTCACTCAAAACAGGACCAGTCAGGGTTCtctccacactctgaactctagg CCCCATTGGCggggaacagtgaaccacagccagtgggagctgcaggacgCCGTGCCTGCTGACGCTCCATGTCAACAGACTCCAGCCGCCTgccagcagcttaccctgatgaGTCGCATGCGGCTAACGGGCTGCCGTGTGAATACCAGGGCCCTAGTGGGAGAGATGGAGCTGGACAATCTCATTAAGTATCTGGCCGAGAGCCAGCAACATCAGCAGGTGTCTTAA
- the LOC102938446 gene encoding olfactory receptor 52E4, which translates to MSDSNTTDFTNPSTFILMGIPGLEAAHVWISIPFCTMYAIAILGNFTILFIVKMELSLHQPMYYFLCMLAVTDLVLSTSILPRMLTIFWFNSREIDFSACLTQLYFLHCFSVMESGIFVAMALDRYVAICHPLRHSTILTHPMVAKIGLTVVLRSAIFILPYPVLLRQWPYCRTNIIPQPYCAHIAVANLACADIRVSSYYGLFVQFCVIGLDVIFIFISYTLLLRAIFCLPTKDARLKTFGTCGSHLCAILAFYTPGLFFSLTYRFHQNVPLHFHVLITNMYLLMTPMLNPIIYGVRTKQIRGRLLRLFTHKGT; encoded by the coding sequence atgtcagattccaacacaaccgacttcaccaacccctccaccttcatcctgatgggcatccctggcctggaggcagcccatgtctggatctccatccccttctgcaccatgtatgccatagccatcttggggaacttTACCATCCTGTTCATCGTGAAGATGGAACTGAGCCTCCATcagcccatgtactatttcctctgcatgctggctgtcaccgACCTGGTCCTGTCCACGTCCATCCTGCCCAGAATGCTGaccatcttctggttcaattcccgGGAGAtcgatttcagtgcctgcctcactcaGCTGTACTTCCTTCACTGCTTCTCAGTGATGGAGTCTGGGATCTTTGTGGCCATGGCACttgatcgctacgtggccatctgccatcccctgagacattccaccatcctgacacACCCCATGGTGGCCAAAATTGGCCTGACCGTAGTGCTGCGCAGTGCCATATTCATATTGCCCTATCCCGTCCTGTTGAggcagtggccatattgcagaaccaacatcatcccccagCCGTACTGCGCACACATAGCAGTGGCGAATCTTGCCTGTGCTGACATCCGTGTCAGTAGTTACTATGGTCTCTTTGTGCAATTCTGTGTCATTGGTCtggatgtgatttttattttcatatcctATACCCTGCTGCTCAGGGCCATTTtctgcctccccacaaaggacgcccggctcaagacttttgggacctgcggctcccacctctgtgccatcTTAGCCTTTTACACTCCAGGTCTCTTCTTCTCTCTCACTTACCGGTTTCATCAGAATGTGCCCCTGCATTTCCATGTTCTCATTACCAACATGTACCTCTTGATGAcccccatgctaaaccccatcatctatggggtgaggaccaaacagatccgggGCAGGCTGCTCCGGCTCTTTACTCATAAAGGGACCTAA